The genomic interval aaaagaatgcaATGCTTCAAGTACAGTTCAAAGACTGTCAGAATAACTTTTAAGAAATTCAGTTACATGTTGCTTATAAGAAACACACCTAAAACATAAGGATAAAAAAATAGGttgaaaataagaatagaaaaagatctACAAGGTGACTACTCACCACACAAAAACTGGGAAATGAgtatctgacaaaatagactttgaaGCAAAGAATATTACTAAACATAAAGAAGGCTCCTACCTGATGGTAAAAGTTCAAATCACCAAATGGACATAATTCACATATGATCACACCAAAATAAAGCACAAATCAAAAGAATTACAAGAGAAAAACTGACTTTCTACCATCAAAATGAGAGCTTTTGCCAAGTCTCTCTCCACAGTTGATGTGGACACACACAGAGATTTACTTAGGCTATATGGAATTTTGACAACACAATTTTAACACTTACTCAGTTGGTATTAGTAGAACACTACAATGAACATCTGCAGAACACATTTTGTGTAAACACACCAAGCTATTTTAAAATGACCATATGAAAGCAGTAAAATGAGAACTAAGGctccaccatcattcttcacagaattagaaaaaaacgattgtaaaattcatacggaaccaaaaaagagcccacaaagtcaaagcaagactaagcaaaaagtacaaatcgagagacatcacactacctgatttcaaactgtaagtccatagtcaccaaaacagcaaggtactggcataaaaataggcacataaacCAACAGAACAAatacagaactcagaaataaactcaaaattcttatagccaactgatcttccacaaagcaaacaaaaaaataaagtggggaaaggacacccttttcaccAAACGGTGCTGGGATAATCGGCGAGCCACACACGGGAGAATGAAACTGattcctcatctctcaccttatataagAGTCAACTCGAgatagattaaggacttaaatctaagacctgaaactataaacattctagaagataacattggaaaaacccttctacaCACTGGCATAGGCAATGATTTCATCACCAAGAACCCGaagtaaatgcaacaaaaacaaagataaatatataggacttaattaaagagcttttgcatggcaaaaggaacagtcagcagagtaaacagacaacccacagagctGGAGAAGAACTTCGCAATCTACACACCTGACAaatgactaatatccagaatctacaacaaactgaaacaaatcaataagaaaaaaagcaatcccatcaaaaagtgggctaaggacatgaacagacaactCTCAAAAAGAAGAtgtgcaaatggccaacaaacatgaaaaaaaatgctcaacatcactagtaatcagggaaatgcaaatcataaccacaatgcgatatcaccttactcctgcaagaatggccgtaATCAAAAAAAcggtagatgttggtgtggatgcagtgatcagggaacacttctacactgcagGTGGGATGTAAagtagtacagccattatggaaacagcatggagattccataaagaactgaaagtagaaataccatttgatccagcaatgccactaatgggtatctacccagaggaaaagaagtcattatacgaaaaagGTATTTGCACAtgcagcacagttcacaacaccaaaatcatggaaccatcccaaatgcctatccatcaatgagtggataaagaaattgtggtatgtATTTATGCAagggaatactactcagtcacagaaaggaatgaattaatggcatttgcagcaaactGGGTGAGATCGGAGACGatcattctaagtgaaataactcaggaatggagaaCCAAACACCATGAGAACATCTATGTTCTCACTAATACGTGggactaagctatgaggatgcaaaggcataagaatgatacaatggactctggggacttggggggaaggcTGGGAGGGGGTAAGGGATCAAAGACTATAAAtagggtgcagtgtacactgctcaggtgatgggtgcaccaaaatctcacaaaacaccactaaagaacttattcatataaccaaatgccacctgtaCCCCCATaacctatgaaaaaataaaaaaaaattaaaataaagaaataagggtGCTCTTGTTCATCACTATTCGTTATACTGGAGGCCACAACTGGCAAatctggcaaaataaaaaataaaacgcaGAGGAAAAAACTGTCTAAAATTTATTCAAAGATAATATGATTTACtataaagaaaacctaaaaagaatCATAAGAGATAGTATTGGATTTAATTAATGTACAGAAaccaataaaatacaattttgtaaactacatcactgaaataaaatatcGACAACTAGATCTGACAAAAGATATTAGACCTTAGAGCCAAATTGTACTTACCTAACTAAAAAAGGGGAACTACTATGTTCATGGGCTGGAGGACTTGAACATGTTAATCCTTGCATAAAATGATCGATACATTGAAAGTGATTCCCAAGAAACTCCCAAAgaggagtttgtgtgtgtgtgtgtgtgtgtgtgtgtgtgtgcacgtgtatgtaATCTGAGAACCCAATTCTGAAACTTACATTAAAGTCTACAATCCTAAAGGTTCAAGAAACTCCAAGCATATAAAGTGAAGGGGTTTATCTTATTAAAGAATTATTGTAAATCTCCAGTAAATAAAACCGTGTAGTGTTGGCAAAGGATTGTATAaactaataaaacagaaaagaaagcctAGACacaaggcaaaaataaatgaaaacttaacGATAAAGTTAACACTGcaggtcaaagaaaaaaaaagaaattttcaaaagatgGTCCTCAAACAATtgatcaataaattaaaaaaagaaacgggACCATTATTTCTCACCATACACAAAGATCAGTTCCAGCTATTATGCAGATTTAAAtgtgaaagacaaaaatcatagAACTTCTGTAGAAAATAAAGGTTAATATTTCCATGACCTTGAGATTGAGAGTGAAGATGAATATGacaattaaaactgaaaatgtcaATTCATCAGAAAGACACCATAAACAGAATAAGACACCATAAACAGAATAAGAAACCATAAACTGAATAAGAAACCATAAACAGAATAAGAAACCATAAACTGAGAAAAGGTATTTGCAACACATATAATTGACAGTGGAATAATATCCAGACTACAAAAGGAAATCCcacaaagcaattttttttaaaacctcccaataaaaaatttacaaaagacttgaacagcAGTTTGCAGAAAGGAAACCTAAAATGAAGAAACACTTGAAGATAAAACTCCCTTAATAAATAACCTTCATAAGCAACAAAGTCCACTAAGAAGATATTTCACACtaccaaacagaaaaaaattatgtcacaGTAGGTGAAAATGTGGAATAACTGGGAAGAATTAAACATTGCTAGAAGAAACACAGAGTTACACTATTTTGGGAAGTAAATTTGCATCATCTAGGTAAAAGTGAATAGAAACGATTTCCTATGCCCAGTAATTCTACTCCTAGATGTACACCCTATGCAGACTCTCACACATGTACAGTCACAAGACATATAAAAGAATGTTCACAACTGAATTGAGGGCACAAAAAATGTCCACCAACAGTAGAATAAACTGTGAAGTGTGAGTGTAACATAACAACATACACCATGGGGCAATCCAGAAAAGTAACATGAAAAAGAGAGCTGCAGAATGCATACAGTAGGAGCCTAGCATGGATGAATTGTTTAGGGATGTAGGCATGTAATAAATTGAGAACAAAAAGGCAGATTATGATAAACACCAAATCGCTCCTCCTGAGAAGGGAGGGATTAAGATGTGGTTGGGAAGGGGCACGTAGGAGCCGGTAAAGCTATTAGTTGAACCTAAtgggtacacacacatgcacctgcATGTACACTAAATTATTTCTTACacttcatgaatattttataaatgtcctatgattttatagaaataaattttttaaaaacttgtatacTTTGCAGAGGTGGCAATAGTCAAAGCGCAGTGAGATGTCCAAATCGAAACAACGGTATACCATAACTGAGCATATCCATAGCTGTAGTGAGATTgtctaaatgaaaaaagaagacaaacataaAGTCAGGCCAAGGGAGAACGGTGCTTAACTATATgtaattgtttatttgaaatagttttccAAGTCTTCCAATGATTTAACAAGCTTTGCTTCACTTTTATCATCTCAAACAGCTAGAAATCAACcagtacttttttgtattttatttactacTATGTATgctattttaataacatttttctttattaatactAGAACCAAATATAGTGACCAATAAGCAGTAGAGATTTAAATTATCTTCTTGGGTAGCTATGATGTTGACGGATTCGTGGGATTGATCTGATGCTGGATACTCTCTTAGGCCCTGTCTCTAACTCACTGTTACGTCTCAGGCAAAACATGCCATAGTTCTAGGTctgttttttcatctgcaaaataaacaCCCAAATTAGGTGATACTTACTGTTTTACCTGACTATAAAATTCCATGCCTATATTCCCCATCATTTTCACTTACTTTTACTTCATCTTTACTTGCTACTTTTCCACCAATAAAGCATAATTTTCCATACTCAGGTAAacataaattcattaaaaataaaacacaaacccCAAACCCAAGATATTCTTATTCTAATATATCTGCATTAATAGGTAAGGATCtcactttaattttcattttttatttcttcttaaagtcAATGATAAAGTCACAACTGTAAAATGAATGcactgaaaaacataaaagatacATTTCAATGACAGATATGCAATGATCATGAAAATCTACTGTACACTTTGCCAAGGGTCAAGGAATGAAAGACTATATGGAAAAGCCAATCTTCAAAAACACCCTTAACAAAAACTCTCTCCTAAATAGTAAAAGCATCATTTAAGAATTAAgtgtttttatacatttcagcAGCAGCTCCAaccaaagaggggaaaaaagcaggGGAGATGGGACAGATGATAACTTTCCCCAGGTTTTCCAGATAAAAACTTGccaccaggaattcaagattaaACTTCAAAAGCAACatttaattcaaaacaaaatgaacactGCTAACATATGACAGtatgaaaactcatttttttttctgtcctagATACAAATGACATGGGGCATTTCTTAACAGTTTAGTAATCATCTAGGAATAACTGTAGAAATACCCTCAATTTCACCAACCCAGCCACTGGAATAAAACAAATACCTTCCATGAAACTTTCACGTAACTAAAATATCCTCTCTTACTTGGGATAATTTCATGCTTACATGATTACAAACACTTGTTTTTAGATGTTGTGGAATTCCTGGAGATGAGATTTTTGAAACAATATCTGAATCTCAGCAGAGAGATAATAATCCTTTTGTTATGCATTGATTGGGATTCCTTGACAAAATCTGAGCAACTAGTGCACTAATAATGCTGGTGGTAGTCCATGATACTCGCAAATTTTTCccaataagaaatatataattcATGTAACACTAGTAAGTTTGTTACATTGTACAATTTCTTAACAAGGAATGGCTCTTTCCAGGCCTTACTAGGAAAACAAACAATGGGAGTTACTATCTGTTTTATCACTGATAAGCTACAATACAGCTCAAATATGAACAGTTTAACTGTGTGATATTAAGTACAAAATGAAAACCATTATGTTTTaccaaaagaaacacacaaaaatatgggAAGAAGTGAAATGAATATGGCATGGGTCCCAAAGACTACACTATTTTCTGAACAGGATTTTCAAAACAAAAGGTATCTACATATAATTTCTGTGAATATTTCCTATACTAGAAATATCCAAAGCAAATGTAGGCAAGCTCAGCCCTACCTTGGCAAAGATAAATATTCAGATAAACTAGAAGTTCCATCTGCTAAAGTGCATCCGCTGACCAAGTCTACCCTGGCCCTGCTACTTAACGGAGCCATCCAAAAAAGGGGCCATCACtcacactcattcactcattctgtGTCCTATCAAGAGTCACAGATAACAatgggtttgcttttttaaaaaagaaaaaacaaatactttataCAGTGAACtacagaaaaaacaattctaaccatacttttaaaattctagagaGTTAAGAtaacctcattttttttaaatactgaaaatgtAAAGGGTCCATACAAAGTAAGAGTGatagtatatattttctattttaataattcaCTTGCTGTGCTCTTAAAAATCTCTATGAGAGAAGCAGATATTTTACCCATGTCTTTTGGCAAGAGATTCAAAAGCAAAAGTAGCAGGGCtgtaaaatttcataaaatttgtgggatttttttaaagctaaattatTCAATATCTTGTATTGTTATTGCACTCATATATTGCCCAGAATAAATGTACAGCAATCCAGCAACAGTGATTGCAACAAAAGTAAGGTAAATAGATCTACAAAGCATTTGATTTCCTTATTAGATAAACAAAGTTTTCATAGAGGAAATGCAAACGACCGCAATTCAGATCAGATTATACAAGCTTAACACTTATTTAAAccttatgtaaaattaaatctAACCCTCACCACTACAAATCTGTAAGGAATCAGAAAAGGATTTATAGTACACAAGTCTTAACTACTGTTGCATTCCACTTTGAAATCATTCTGAGCCAAAACATGTTTccaagatttaaagaaaaatagattatatAAAAGGGATTCTTTTAATCACGGAATACGTCATTTTTGTTACTGACACAAGTTATACTTTTTTGCACTATAATttactctgatgaaagaaataattctCTCTTTTAGCTCCTAACAAATGCTACATTTTCAAGACTAAAGGAATTATCAGTAGACATTCTTTCTTCTTGACCTAAGTTATTTGTCTCTAAAATACGTCAAGTAAGCTTTTAAAGATTCAGGGAGGGGCAGCTTCATGATTTTTTCTCTCAGTAAATTTTGAGGTGGCTCCTCTGGCTTCATCGCTTCACTGtgatctttttcttcctcttctttgttatcttcttccattttttcatCCTCCTCACTGTCTAGAGGCTGAGGAATAAGCTGATTACCCACAAACACGTAAGTATTAATTCTCTGTTtaactctctttcttttcctcttgggtGGAGCCCTTTGAGGAATCCCCTTGGCCTGCATCTCATCATTTATGAAATTTCTAAGTGTGCGTCGAATGTAAATACGAGCCAAGTCCTGTAGATTCCTGACAGCACAGGGAGctaaaagcaaacataaaacacaagaaagaaaacatttaaaaaaaaaaaattatctattgtTCCTTTTCTTCATGGAACAAAACGTGTTTCTTAGCATATTTtagcaaatacagaaaatataaaaacaaaggtTTCAGAGTAGTTATTATACACCAAGCACCAATGGAcagcaaagaaattaaaatccacaggggcatgtatgtgtgtgtctgtgtgttggaATTTATATGCATAAAAATTCTCTGGAAgcataaaaatttagaaacaggATGCGTGACAATGAAGTAATTAGGAGACAAGAGACTATCCTGCGTATCATTTAcactttttgatgtttaaatCATATGAAAAGTATTATCTATTCATAACAATAGATGTCAGATCTCATCCCCtatacagtttttgtttgtcttgagacaaggtttcactatagcctaggctgcagtgtagcagcacaatcatggcttgctgcagccacaatcacccaggctcaggtgaccctcctgctcaggtgaccctcccaagtagctgggacacaaatgcacgccaccatgccaggataattttttaattatttgcagagacaggatctcactatgttgcctaggctggtctctttAACTCCTAAGCTCatgtgatcttcctacctcagcctccctagatattgagattacaggtgtaagccatcatgcccggcccccCGTATGTTAAAATGTTCAAAAACCACCTGCTCTGCCCATCTTCCAAAATTGTTCACTAAGTTATTCAACACTCGTCCACAAATGTGTATTAACTTGactctgccaggcactgttaaAGAACCCATTTAGACATACCGGATGTTTCAGACTACCAAGGCTGCACTCCCTGGACTTATGCAACTTACAAGGAGTtgataaacaaaaatcaattatgaagaagaaaattagggAATACAAGGAAAACAGCAATGATATGACAGAAAGTGGGGTTCTGGggtttggggggtttttttgagactgagtttcgctctgacacccaggctggagtgcagtggcatgatctcagctcggtgcaggctccacctcccagttcaagtgattctcctgcctcagcctcccgagtagctggtactacaggcacgtgccaccacacctggctaattttttatacttttagtagagacgggttttcaccatgttagccaggatggtctcaatctcctaacgtcgtgatccgcccgccttggccttccaaagtgctgggattacaggcgtgagccaccgcacctggccctggttACTTTCTATTAGGTGGTCATAAAGATCTCCCTGAGAAGACCATGTCCTAACTAGGATCTAGATGATATAGCAGCCATATAAATATCTtggggcagagggaacagcagagcCCTAAAAGGTAAGTGAGCTTAACATGTTCAAGGAGCTGAAGGAAGGCTAGTGTAGATGAAGTTGGGAGCATGAGATCAGCTGAAGTACTTTCGTGATCCACTTGAAACATGATCATACTCCATAGGGGGTGGCAGTATAGATGGGAGAGATGGAATGAATTTCAGGTATAATACATTTTGAAGATAGGATAGAAATGGACTTGATATAGGGGatgagaggggaaaaaataatcaaggaaaacacCTAAGGTTTTGGCCTAAGCAACTAGGCGAGATGCTGGTTGTTAGTTACTGACATGAGAAAGACAGAGGGGAGAGCAGGttgagaagaaaatttaaaaatgtacttagtTTGTGTTAGATGTGAATTGTCTATTACATATTCACATTATctctgaaataattattattccttttttcatAGAACAGAAGAGATAATAACTATGTTATTGTAAAGATAATAATAACTGCAATTTTATACTCGTCACCATTTTCAATGATTTACAAGTAATAACTCAACGTTAGGAGACTACATACTGAATGCAGGTTTTGACTGCAGAGTGTATGCTGCCTGTCCTACCATAGCACCTAGATCATGACTCCGGAGCTGAGGGGCAAGGTCAGGGCTGGAGACGCTAATCTCATGTCAT from Saimiri boliviensis isolate mSaiBol1 chromosome 15, mSaiBol1.pri, whole genome shotgun sequence carries:
- the PCMTD1 gene encoding protein-L-isoaspartate O-methyltransferase domain-containing protein 1 isoform X3, whose product is MKILLKVGGILVMPIEDQLTQIMRTGQNTWESKNILAVSFAPLVQPSKNDNGKPDSVGLPPCAVRNLQDLARIYIRRTLRNFINDEMQAKGIPQRAPPKRKRKRVKQRINTYVFVGNQLIPQPLDSEEDEKMEEDNKEEEEKDHSEAMKPEEPPQNLLREKIMKLPLPESLKAYLTYFRDK